The sequence below is a genomic window from Marispirochaeta aestuarii.
GCCGGGTTGCTTTCCGTATCTGCTGTCGTGTCCTTCGCCGGCCCCGTGCAAAGGTCAGATATTGGTTCCGTGCTCGTATCCGGTAGGTTCTCGGTTTCTTCTTAAGGCCACTTTCGGCGTACAGGGTATCAATAATACCTTCAAGCTTCTTCCGCGCGTCATCAAGCAAGCCAACATCAGTTGGAAAACGGATGTCCTGCGGAATACAGGTTGCATCCAGTATCAACTGACCCTCATTATCCTGATCATCGTCACTATCGTCTTTTTTATCGCTCTTTTTACTCTGTTTCTTTTCCACAAACTTCTTGGCGATAAGCTCATTCACTTCCGCGATAATCTCACTCCCCAGGCGTTTTCGAAAATACACCATCAGACTCGCTTCAAAGATGGGGTCTTCCTGATAAGATTCAAAGCCAAGAAAATATTGCAGATACGGATTCTCCTGAATCTGCATAATCGTCTCTTCATCTGTTACATTCAATTTTTCTTTTATTATCAATGCACCCAAAGCAACTCGTACACTTTTTGCCCGCCGTCCTTTCTTTTTGGAAAA
It includes:
- a CDS encoding IS5 family transposase, which translates into the protein MYKKRIAYPEFVDFYLPFGGRLRADNRWVQMSRIIPWKEIEPRYANSFSKKKGRRAKSVRVALGALIIKEKLNVTDEETIMQIQENPYLQYFLGFESYQEDPIFEASLMVYFRKRLGSEIIAEVNELIAKKFVEKKQSKKSDKKDDSDDDQDNEGQLILDATCIPQDIRFPTDVGLLDDARKKLEGIIDTLYAESGLKKKPRTYRIRARNQYLTFARGRRRTRQQIRKATRQQLQYVRRNLKTVKELIKTVPMSTLSRKEYKDLLVIQKAYDQQMYLYREHKHSIRGKIVSLSQPHVRPIARGKARGAYEFGAKISAAI